TTTTTTCTACGATTAACTGAGATCGTGCAGCAGAGTATAATAGTAGTTCCGTGTAGGAATTCATCATCGTTAATGATCGGTCCAATAAAATTTCTCGAATAAGTTCTGAAATTTTTGATCCTCCCGGTTCTCGAAACAGATATACCGGGCAATTCTTTACAGTATAGCTTTCTTTTGTTTTTTTGTACAATAATTCAGACTGAACGGATTTTCCGCTGAAATCAATTCCTTCAAAACTAATCAATAGTCCTTTACCCGGTTTCATACAGCCTTCCCGTTATAAATCAATCAATTTCCACTTGCCCCCATGAAAACGCCAATAGTTCAACAATACTCTCATCATTTCATCAATACTCAAAACAATCCAAATGCCTCCCAACGAAAAGCTGAAAATAAATGCAACAACCCATGTTGCGCCAATTTCTATGACGATCACAGAAATCATTGAAAGAAACATCAACCATTTAAGATCACCTGCGCCCCGAAGATTTCCACCCATAACCGTATTCAATGCCTTTGGGATTTGAATCAAAGCAAAAATTACGATAATACTCATTGCCATTTGAATAACTGTAGGGTCATCTGTAAAAATTTTGATGAGCGAATCGTTTAAAAATATGATACAAGAAACAATCAAAAGAACAAAAACTAAAGTCACGTAGACCGCTGTTTTACCGGTTTGCTCTGCACGTTGGTGTTCATTCGCGCCAATGTTCTGACCCACCAAGGTCATGGCGCCTAAACTGAATCCCATAAAAACCATGGACAGAACTGCTTGTATTCGCATAAATACTTGATGGACTGCTAGAAATAAAATTCCTAATCTAGCAACATAAAACGTGATAACTATTTGGCCAATTGCCCAGGATAATTGTTCAACAGTTGTTGGTAAACCAATTTTAAAGAGCCTTTTAAAACTCTTAAGATTCGGTGTTGTAATTTCCCGAAACGAAAGAAATAGCCGGCTTTTTCTTGATCGTAATATATATATCGTGAGAAAAAAGCCTATTGAGTGAGAAATACCCACAGAATAGGCTGCCCCACGAACCTCCATTCGAGGAAACCCCAATAAACCAAATATTAAGATTGGCGCCAAAATTAGGTTAAGCGTATTGATGATTAAATTCAAAAACATAGAAATTTTCGTGTCCCCGGCTCCTCGAATAATTCCGACAGCAATAAAATTTGTGACAATCAGAGGGGCAAATACTGAAAGAATTTGCAGGTACTGAACTCCGGCCTGCTGGGCGATAGGTTCGCTTTCGCGAATTAACTTAAATAGTAATGTTGCGCCGAAGTACCATGTGAGTCCCGTTAATATCGAAATAATGATGCCCATTAAAAGAGCCTGGGCCATTATGTGGTTGGCTTCCCAAGTATTGTTCGCCCCTAAATGACGATTGATGATAATAGAGCTACCCACAACGAAAGTCAAAAGAAGTGTGAAAAATAATATGATGATCTGGATGGCCATCCCGACACCGGCGAAGGCAGCTGCACTAATCATACCCACCAGAATAGCTTCGATTGTCCACATGATTGTTTGTGAAGATAAATCGACAATCGCAGGCAACGAAGTTTTTAGTATGTCCTTTAGTGGTGAGCTAGTTCTCATTGGTTAATGAGGTAGAGGAAATATGTTGATGGATTATAATCAAATTATTGGTAATAATCTAAGCCAAGATGCGTAATTTGTTCTTCGCCCATTAAATACCTGAGAGTATTTTTCAATTTCATATGCTGTATAAAAAGATCGTGTTCCGGGTATAAGTCGGGTAAACACATCGGACTTTTGAGATAAAATGACAGCCATTCTTGAATCCCTTTCATACCTGCCCTTTGTGCTAAATTCATAAAAAGGACAAGGTCCAAAACTATCGGCGCTGCCAAAATGCTATCCCGACAAAGGAAATTTATCTTGATTTGCATAGGATATCCCATCCAGCCAAAAATGTCTATATTATCCCACCCTTCCTTATTATCCCCCCGGGGGGGATAATAATTTATACGAACTTTATGATAAAAATCTTTGTACAGATCCGGGTATATATCCGGTTGAAAAATATATTCAAGGACGGAGAGCTTACTTTCTTCTTTGGTTTTAAACGACTCCGGATCGTCTAAAACTTCACCGTCCCGGTTGCCAAGAAGATTGGTTGAAAACCACCCGGATAATCCAAGTAATCTGGCTTTAAGGCCTGGTGCTAAAATTGTTTTCATAAGGGTTTGACCGGTCTTAAAATCTTTTCCTGCAATAGGAACATTTTTCATGTCGGCAAGCTGGATCATTGCAGGAAAATCTACCGATAAATTCGGCGCGCCATTAATAAACGGAATCCCACATTGCAGCGCTGCATAAGCATAAAGCATACTTGGAGCAATTTCAGGATGGTTTGCATCTATAGCTTTTTCGAAAGTATCCATTGATTGGTGAATTTCGCCAGTCTTGATGAAAATTTCGGTACTGGCGCACCAGATCATCACAACATCTCTTAGTTGGTACATTTCCTTAAACGATTGAATATCATCCATCAATTGGTTGGCTAAATCTCGTTTGGAATTTCCTGTCTTTACATGAGTTCCAGATAATTTTTTAACATACTCCTGGTTAAAAACAGCCTTTTGCGGCTTCATGGATTCGAGCTCGTCTTTGACAGAATCCAAATGATGACGTTCCAATACACCCGCTTTTAAAGCAGCTTGATATGCATTATCTTCGAAAATATCCCAAGAGGTAATGACTAAATCATCAAGGTTATATAATGGAACCAACTCTTTTATGAGCGGGTTTTTGTGTTCGGTTCGTTTTCCTAACCGAATGGCGCCCATTTGGGTAAGTGATCCTATCGGTTTGGCTAACCCTTTTTTTATGGTCTCAACACCTGCGATAAAAGTGGTACTGACTGCCCCTAATCCTACCAACATAATCCCAAGCTTACCTTCAACGGGTTTAATATCAGCCCTATTTGTCATCTCAACCTCATCAATTGTTCTTCAAAATTCTTCTTTTCGGCTAAAAACCACATTAACCCATTTTGTCAAATTCATCAATGATTTCATCTTTCTTTCCGTTTTCCTTGCTATAAATGAAGTATATTCTCTGGATAGCCGTGACATTTGTCATTATCGCAAGTATGACCATTCCTACTGACAATGCATATACATGAATGAGCGCCGCCGCACCCATTGTGATTATTCTTTCTGGCCTTTGGAAAATTCCAACTTTGCAAGAAAACCCCAATCCTTCAGCTCGTGCCCGAACATAACTAACCATCACAGACCCACCCAAAGCAATACAACTTGCTATAGATGATTTAAACATATCTTGAGAAATGAAATAATATGCAATACCAAAATAAACAATCATTTCTGCCTATCTATCCAGCGTCGAGTCATACAATGCCCCAAAGCGAGTTACCTGGTTTGATGCACGCGCTATTTTCCCATCCAGAATATCGAATATTCCCGAAAGAAAAACAAAAACGGCTCCCAATCTGAGGGAACCCGTCGCAAAAAAATAACCGGAAAACATACTAATACTAAACCCAACGGTTGTAAAAGCATTCGGATTAATATTTAATCGGACAAGAAAATTGCCTAGTGGTTCAATTATCTTTAGAAATGTGGTCTTCATCGAATCCCAAACATTTTTTATCGAAACCATTTTATCCTTTTCCACCACTAAACCCATCTTCATTTTGACATTCCTTGAACAACTAAAACGAACTCGCCTTTATTAATCCTCTGCTCGTATGTTTGAATTGCTTTTTCTATAGTTGTTCGATTTATCTCTTCATACAATTTAGTTAATTCCCGGGCAATAACTAAGTCACGATTGCCCAAATATTCAAATAATTCTTTTAACGTTTTCAATAACCGATGGCGAGATTCAAATAATACAATTGTCCGTTTTTCCTCACTCAATTGAACCAGTCTTGATCTACGCCCTTTTTTCACCGGTAGAAATCCTTCAAACACAAATCGATTTGTAGGCAATCCGGAAACTACTAATGCAGCAAGTAGAGCTGATGCGCCTGGAGCCGGAATTATCGGTATGTTTTTCTCAATTGCTTGATTTACAAGATAATACGCTGGATCTGAAATTCCAGGTGTACCGGCGTCAGTGATTACTGCAATATTCTCATTGTTCATAAGCTTCTTAATAATAATCGGCGTTTTCTTGGCCTGGTTATAAGAATGAAAACTTGTAACTTTCGTCGAGATCTTATAATGATTTAAAAGCACTCGACTGGTTCTTGTATCTTCTGCAGCAATCAAATCAACTTTTGAAAGAACATCACATGCGCGATATGTAATATCACCTAAATTCCCGATTGGCGTACTAACAATATAGAGAGTCCCGGTTTCCATCTATTAATTTAATACAGCATGAATCGATTTGCTTAATACTTCGATTCCTTCATCGATTTCACTTTCCGAAATTATTAAGGATGGACGAAATCGTATCGATTTTATACCGCTTTTTAGAATCACCATTTTTCGGGAAAACGTCTCGTTAATAATTTTATCTCGTATTTCCCGTGACGATAATTCGAAAGCTAAAAACAGACCTCTGCCGCGAACATTTGAAACTAGTTCCGGAAAATTCCCAACCAGGTTTTTTAATTTACTAAGAAAATATTCTCCCTGAATCGCGGCATTTTCAACGAGATTGTCTTGAGTAATGATCTCTATGTACTTTTTACTGCGAACGATATCAACAAAGTTACCGCCCCAGGTTGAATTGATCCTGCTCGACTCCTGAAACACATGGCCTTCTATATCATCGATCCTTTGGGATACAACAATTCCACAAACCTGTATCTTTTTACCAAAGCACAAAATATCCGGTTCTATACCAAAGTGTTCAAAAGTCCACCACATCCCGGTAATTCCGGCACCGGATTGAATTTCGTCAAAAATCAACAAAATATCATTTTGATCACATATTTGTCGCAAACTTTCGAAAAATTCCTTGCGAAAATGGTTGTCCCCTCCCTCTCCTTGGATCGGCTCTATGATAATTGCTGCAATGTCATCCGTGTTTTCCTGAATCGCATTTTTAATCTGATTTATACTTTCTTGTTCAAGTTGAATCACCTTATTCCTACTTTCCTCATTCAATGGAAAAGTGATTTTAGGATTTAGAACTCTGGGCCAATCAAATTTGGCAAAATACATGGTTTTACGTGGATCTGCTGTGTTCGTTATGGAAAGAGTATATCCACTTCTGCCATGGAACGCTTCTTGAAAATGTAAAATTTTTAAACCCCGCTCTTCTTTATAACCTTTGGCAAAGTTCTTTCTTATTTTCCAATCGAATGCTGTTTTTAATGCATTCTCAACAGCAAGAGCGCCGCCGGAAATTAAAAAAATATATTTGAATACATCTTTTGGTAAAGTGTTTTCAAAAAATGTTTCTACAAATTCTGCAAGTTCCGTTGTATAAAAATCAGAATTGGAGGGCTTCTGAGTTGCGGCTAATGCAAGCTTTGACTGAACATCCGGCATACACATTTGGGGATGGTTAAATCCCAATGGATTACTGGCAAAAAAAGTAAAAAAATCCAAATAACGATCGCCACTGCGGGCTTCTACAAGATAATTGCCACAACTGTTTCTTAAATCGACTACAAAGTCATAGCCATCTACCAACATGTGCTTACTTAAAACACTCATTACTTCGGATGGCTTGATTTCCATTACAATCTCCTAAGAACAGATTTGATGTGTCTGCTTTCTTATATTTATCGATTATCAATTTGGGCTTTTTGTAATTTATTGCTGAAGTCCACATAACATGTTTTTACTTCGGAAAAAAATTCGTAAACCTGCCAGCCGCCTTCTCTATGGCCATTGCCTGTTGCCTTTACACCACCAAAAGGCATATGGCATTCAGCGCCAATCGTCGGCCCGTTAATGTATGTAATTCCGGCTTCTATGTCTCTCATCGCTTTGTATGCTGCATTGATGTCTTTTGTATAAACCGAAGAAGAAAGCCCATAAGTGGAATCATTCAGAACATCAACACCTTCATCGAGAGATGAAACTTTCAAAACAGATAAAACCGGTCCAAAGATTTCTTCCTTGGCTATTCTCATATCCCTGCTAACATCTGTAAATATTGTGGGTTTGTAGAACCATCCCTTTGCTAAACTTCCCAGATTTGCTGTTTCTCCTCCGCAAAGCAGTTTGGCACCTTCGTTTTTTCCAATTTCAACATATTTACTTATAATTTCAACCTGGGATTGATTGATAAGAGGACCTACTTCGACAGACTCATCAAGACCATCGCCAAGCTTTAAGTTGTTTGTCCTTTTCACCAGCATCTCTAGAAACGAATCATGAATTTTCTCATCCAGAATTAGTCGACTGGTAGCAGTACAACGTTGTCCGGTTGTTCCAAATGCTCCCCACAAAACACCTTCAAGAGCTAATTCCAGGTTGGCATCTGCCATAACAATTTGACCATTTTTTCCACCCAACTCCAGGGACACGCGTTTTAATTGAAAGCCTGCATTTTGATTTATGGATTTACCAACTTTTGTCGAGCCGGTAAAAGAAATCAAATTAATAACGGGATGATTCACAATGGGATTGCCAACTTGCGATCCCGTTCCATGCACCAAATTGATAGCGCGTGGAGGAACCCCCGCTTCTGCCAGAATTTCAACAAAAAGAGTCGCTGTCGCTGGCGTATCTGATGCCGGTTTAAAAACAATCGTATTCCCACAAGTTAATGCTGGAAAAATTTTCCATGTTGGTATTGCCATTGGAAAATTCCAGGGTGAAATGATCCCTGCTACACCAATTGGAATCCGGGTAGTCATATTGAATTTATTGGGTAATTCCGACGGAACCGTGCGGCCAAATAAACGACGACTTTCACCAAAGGCATAATAAGCGGTATCTATCCCCTCTTGTGTATCTCCTCTGGTTTCGGCCAATATTTTTCCCATCTCACGAGTCATTAGCCTGGAAATCTCTTCTTTTCTAGCAGACATAATATCACCGGCTTTTTTCATAATCTCCCCTCTTTCGGGAGCAGGCACTAGCCGCCAACTATCAAAAGCTTTCCTTGCAGCCTCAACCGCTTTGTTAACATCCTCTTCATTTGATTTGGGAAAAACGCCGACTATTTCATCCCAATTAGCCGGATTTCTGTTTTCAAAAGTTTCCCCGGAAAAGGAATCCACCCATTCACCGCCAATAAAGTTTTTGAACTGTTTAGTCATTCATTCTCACCTTTTACAAAAATTGAAACACAATATATCAATAAAATGTATAACCACAAAGGATATGAAAGAATTGATGAAATGTCAAGGCAATGTACTTGCTACAACCCCTTCCCTCAAGATCAAAATTCCCCTCCTTATTAAGGATGTTTTTAGCTGAAAAGGAAAACCCTTTCTTCCGTTTATCGCCATCTATTTGATTTTCAAGAAGTAAGGAAATTTGAAGTGTTTTGATTGCTAGCAGACTAAATAAAGTTAACTCATTTAGTTCGGGCAAATTCAATTCTTCTGTTGGCTGCCCTGCCTTCCGGCGATGCATTTGAAGCAATTGGATTTGATTCTCCATACCCAACGGCTCTCATCCTTTCCGCTGCAATTCCCTTTTTAATAATATAAAGTTTTATAACATCCGCTCTTTGCTGTGAAAGTTTTAAATTGGCCGTCCAATCACCCGAGCTATCTGTGTAACCACGGATTTCGATTTCGATTTCCTGATGATCTGTAAGGGTTTGAAAAACAGTGTCAAGAACGATGAATGATGCAAATGTAAGCCGGGAGCTGCCACTTTCAAAATTTATTCCCTTTAGAATGATCGGCGTTTCTTTGGTCAAGATTTCCGGTTTTTCATCAGGGCAACCATCACCATCTTCAAATCCATTCATGTTCTCAGCTTCGTTTGGACATTTATCCTTATCATCTTCGATACCATCCCCATCATTATCTGGATCAGGACAACCATCATCGTCTTGAAAATTGTCTATATCTTCCGCTATATTAGGGCATTTATCCCTAAGATCAGGTATTCCGTCCCCATCATTGTCGATGTCCGGACAACCATCCTCGTCTTGAAATCCATCCAAATCTTCAGGCAAGTCAGGGCAACTATCAAGTTTGTCGAGTATTCCGTCTTCGTCATTATCTAAGTCAGGACAACCATCTAAATCTTTGTAGTTATCATAATCCTCCGCTGCATCGACACAGAGGTCCCATCGATCAAAAATACCATCTCCATCGGTATCCTTATTGGGATTATTGAAAAATGTCAGTCCTATTCCCACTTCTGCAACAGCTCGATTGTCATCTCCCGTTCCAATTGTATCTTCATTACCTTTTAGTAAATAATGAATTCTTGCAAATAATGATGTACTAATTCCAGCCGATAGAAATTTTTCAACTCCGACTCCAACTAAAACGGATACATTCGTTGTCCTTCCATTGATGCTCTCACCCTGATCCCAAACAGATTCTGTCCCTCTCATATCCCGAACATCCCAATTCAATATACCGCCACCAAAAGTAAGAAAAGGGCGAAAGCTTTTGTTTGGATCGGGCAACCAATCTAAACTTAATGTTACCGGATAAAGTAGCGTTTTAAAGTTACCCGTGGGCTGGAATTGAGAACCATTCGGATCGCGAGGATAAACCCAACCATATGCTCCATTAAACTTAAGAGTAAATTTTTCAGATATTCCGTAAGAAATTGAAATTCCTCCCCATTGATCTATCGTACTATGGTCTACATCACCCAAAATCATCTTCACGCCAGAAGCATACGCTCCAACTCCCAAGTGGCCTTTGGTTTCCTGAGCTTGAATTAAACTGTGCCATCCTAAAGAGGTTAGTAGCACCAATGAAAGTGAAAACTTCATCCTGTTCTCCTTAGTATTGTTGTACTATTAGAATCCAGTTGTGTTACTATGTATCAAAAAATGAAGCATAATTCAAGGAAATATTAACTTAGAATTCTTTTAACTGCCTACATTTCAGCCAAATAAATCGTTTCTACTTGATTGTAGAATTTTTGGTACATATATTGTAGGAATTTGTAATCAGTTCATACATAACGAGATAAATGTTCAGATGAAATGAATAATATGAAATGAATAATTTTTAAGGAGTTACTATGAGAAAGTTAATATGTATAGCAACATTAATGTTGCTTGTAGTTGGAAACGTATATGGGCAATATAATAAAGGCGCCGGTATAAACTTGGGACAGAATTTTTTGTTTGGAGATTCACCTGTAACTGATACCGGTTTAAGACCAAAAATTGAAGCTTATACTTATTATCAGTTTTCTCCTAGGTTTACTATAAAATTTCAAGCAGGCTATGGAGA
This is a stretch of genomic DNA from candidate division KSB1 bacterium. It encodes these proteins:
- a CDS encoding MATE family efflux transporter, which produces MRTSSPLKDILKTSLPAIVDLSSQTIMWTIEAILVGMISAAAFAGVGMAIQIIILFFTLLLTFVVGSSIIINRHLGANNTWEANHIMAQALLMGIIISILTGLTWYFGATLLFKLIRESEPIAQQAGVQYLQILSVFAPLIVTNFIAVGIIRGAGDTKISMFLNLIINTLNLILAPILIFGLLGFPRMEVRGAAYSVGISHSIGFFLTIYILRSRKSRLFLSFREITTPNLKSFKRLFKIGLPTTVEQLSWAIGQIVITFYVARLGILFLAVHQVFMRIQAVLSMVFMGFSLGAMTLVGQNIGANEHQRAEQTGKTAVYVTLVFVLLIVSCIIFLNDSLIKIFTDDPTVIQMAMSIIVIFALIQIPKALNTVMGGNLRGAGDLKWLMFLSMISVIVIEIGATWVVAFIFSFSLGGIWIVLSIDEMMRVLLNYWRFHGGKWKLIDL
- a CDS encoding inositol-3-phosphate synthase codes for the protein MTNRADIKPVEGKLGIMLVGLGAVSTTFIAGVETIKKGLAKPIGSLTQMGAIRLGKRTEHKNPLIKELVPLYNLDDLVITSWDIFEDNAYQAALKAGVLERHHLDSVKDELESMKPQKAVFNQEYVKKLSGTHVKTGNSKRDLANQLMDDIQSFKEMYQLRDVVMIWCASTEIFIKTGEIHQSMDTFEKAIDANHPEIAPSMLYAYAALQCGIPFINGAPNLSVDFPAMIQLADMKNVPIAGKDFKTGQTLMKTILAPGLKARLLGLSGWFSTNLLGNRDGEVLDDPESFKTKEESKLSVLEYIFQPDIYPDLYKDFYHKVRINYYPPRGDNKEGWDNIDIFGWMGYPMQIKINFLCRDSILAAPIVLDLVLFMNLAQRAGMKGIQEWLSFYLKSPMCLPDLYPEHDLFIQHMKLKNTLRYLMGEEQITHLGLDYYQ
- a CDS encoding CDP-alcohol phosphatidyltransferase family protein; the protein is MKMGLVVEKDKMVSIKNVWDSMKTTFLKIIEPLGNFLVRLNINPNAFTTVGFSISMFSGYFFATGSLRLGAVFVFLSGIFDILDGKIARASNQVTRFGALYDSTLDR
- the rsmI gene encoding 16S rRNA (cytidine(1402)-2'-O)-methyltransferase gives rise to the protein METGTLYIVSTPIGNLGDITYRACDVLSKVDLIAAEDTRTSRVLLNHYKISTKVTSFHSYNQAKKTPIIIKKLMNNENIAVITDAGTPGISDPAYYLVNQAIEKNIPIIPAPGASALLAALVVSGLPTNRFVFEGFLPVKKGRRSRLVQLSEEKRTIVLFESRHRLLKTLKELFEYLGNRDLVIARELTKLYEEINRTTIEKAIQTYEQRINKGEFVLVVQGMSK
- a CDS encoding L-lysine 6-transaminase — protein: MEIKPSEVMSVLSKHMLVDGYDFVVDLRNSCGNYLVEARSGDRYLDFFTFFASNPLGFNHPQMCMPDVQSKLALAATQKPSNSDFYTTELAEFVETFFENTLPKDVFKYIFLISGGALAVENALKTAFDWKIRKNFAKGYKEERGLKILHFQEAFHGRSGYTLSITNTADPRKTMYFAKFDWPRVLNPKITFPLNEESRNKVIQLEQESINQIKNAIQENTDDIAAIIIEPIQGEGGDNHFRKEFFESLRQICDQNDILLIFDEIQSGAGITGMWWTFEHFGIEPDILCFGKKIQVCGIVVSQRIDDIEGHVFQESSRINSTWGGNFVDIVRSKKYIEIITQDNLVENAAIQGEYFLSKLKNLVGNFPELVSNVRGRGLFLAFELSSREIRDKIINETFSRKMVILKSGIKSIRFRPSLIISESEIDEGIEVLSKSIHAVLN
- a CDS encoding aldehyde dehydrogenase family protein, which encodes MTKQFKNFIGGEWVDSFSGETFENRNPANWDEIVGVFPKSNEEDVNKAVEAARKAFDSWRLVPAPERGEIMKKAGDIMSARKEEISRLMTREMGKILAETRGDTQEGIDTAYYAFGESRRLFGRTVPSELPNKFNMTTRIPIGVAGIISPWNFPMAIPTWKIFPALTCGNTIVFKPASDTPATATLFVEILAEAGVPPRAINLVHGTGSQVGNPIVNHPVINLISFTGSTKVGKSINQNAGFQLKRVSLELGGKNGQIVMADANLELALEGVLWGAFGTTGQRCTATSRLILDEKIHDSFLEMLVKRTNNLKLGDGLDESVEVGPLINQSQVEIISKYVEIGKNEGAKLLCGGETANLGSLAKGWFYKPTIFTDVSRDMRIAKEEIFGPVLSVLKVSSLDEGVDVLNDSTYGLSSSVYTKDINAAYKAMRDIEAGITYINGPTIGAECHMPFGGVKATGNGHREGGWQVYEFFSEVKTCYVDFSNKLQKAQIDNR
- a CDS encoding OmpA family protein; protein product: MKFSLSLVLLTSLGWHSLIQAQETKGHLGVGAYASGVKMILGDVDHSTIDQWGGISISYGISEKFTLKFNGAYGWVYPRDPNGSQFQPTGNFKTLLYPVTLSLDWLPDPNKSFRPFLTFGGGILNWDVRDMRGTESVWDQGESINGRTTNVSVLVGVGVEKFLSAGISTSLFARIHYLLKGNEDTIGTGDDNRAVAEVGIGLTFFNNPNKDTDGDGIFDRWDLCVDAAEDYDNYKDLDGCPDLDNDEDGILDKLDSCPDLPEDLDGFQDEDGCPDIDNDGDGIPDLRDKCPNIAEDIDNFQDDDGCPDPDNDGDGIEDDKDKCPNEAENMNGFEDGDGCPDEKPEILTKETPIILKGINFESGSSRLTFASFIVLDTVFQTLTDHQEIEIEIRGYTDSSGDWTANLKLSQQRADVIKLYIIKKGIAAERMRAVGYGESNPIASNASPEGRAANRRIEFARTK